One genomic window of Pelagibaculum spongiae includes the following:
- the flgE gene encoding flagellar hook protein FlgE gives MSFNIALSGLKSSANDLSVTSNNIANSATYGFKKSRTEFADVYAVSAFGNSGTAIGSGVITSGVTQQFKQGNMDFTENSLDLAISGEGFFVLKPNLDTLEPTFTRAGAFTVDKDGYVVSSAGEFLQAFQVNDNGSVKSTSLSSTQPLRLPAAAGSPEATTEVDIGVNLPSSEPELDPANFDPTETNTYTSSTSVTVYDSLGEAHIANYYYIKDATATTDGGPVDPEGKNKISNAWAMVTYVDGKPVNLDDVSAPDIAFLDGHPSQKDAASVSFARVIFNNDGTYQRTSPPSPITGTVVPGNVQLAGINLSTTNGANDLKLSIDMANNAPTQFASAFTVNSLSQNGHTVGRLTGMDIDDTGLVRANYTNGESLALGRVAMAKFANSQGLSQTGNTSWRQSLASGTALAGQAGTSNFGSIRAGALESSNVDITSELVHLITAQRNYQSNAKSIETFNAITQTIINIR, from the coding sequence ATGAGTTTTAATATTGCATTAAGTGGCTTGAAATCATCGGCCAACGATTTGTCAGTAACCAGTAACAACATTGCCAACAGTGCAACCTATGGCTTTAAAAAATCTCGTACCGAATTTGCTGATGTTTATGCGGTTTCAGCCTTCGGTAATTCAGGCACCGCGATAGGTAGTGGTGTTATTACTAGCGGTGTTACCCAACAATTTAAACAGGGTAATATGGATTTTACTGAAAACAGCTTGGATTTAGCGATTTCTGGTGAAGGTTTTTTCGTACTAAAACCTAACCTAGATACATTAGAGCCAACCTTTACCCGTGCCGGTGCTTTTACCGTAGATAAAGATGGTTATGTAGTGAGTTCGGCGGGTGAATTTTTGCAAGCATTTCAAGTGAATGACAACGGATCGGTTAAATCAACTTCGCTGTCTTCTACTCAGCCACTACGTTTACCTGCAGCGGCGGGCTCTCCAGAAGCAACGACTGAGGTTGATATTGGGGTTAACCTGCCTTCAAGTGAGCCGGAGTTAGACCCGGCCAATTTTGATCCGACAGAAACCAATACTTATACATCGTCTACCTCAGTGACTGTTTATGATTCACTGGGTGAGGCGCATATTGCCAATTATTATTACATTAAAGATGCCACTGCGACCACTGATGGTGGTCCAGTCGATCCTGAAGGAAAAAATAAAATTAGTAATGCTTGGGCAATGGTCACTTACGTCGATGGCAAGCCGGTCAATCTGGATGATGTGAGTGCACCAGATATTGCTTTTCTTGATGGGCATCCATCTCAAAAAGATGCTGCAAGCGTTTCTTTTGCTCGAGTCATTTTTAATAACGATGGTACCTATCAGCGCACATCGCCACCATCACCAATCACTGGAACCGTAGTTCCGGGTAATGTGCAGCTTGCAGGTATTAATTTAAGTACTACAAATGGTGCTAATGATTTGAAGCTGAGTATTGATATGGCCAACAATGCACCCACTCAGTTTGCTTCTGCATTTACCGTCAATAGTTTGTCGCAAAATGGTCATACGGTAGGTCGTTTAACCGGTATGGATATCGATGATACTGGCTTGGTACGTGCTAATTACACCAATGGTGAATCTTTGGCATTAGGCCGAGTTGCCATGGCTAAGTTTGCTAACAGTCAGGGGTTGAGCCAAACCGGCAACACCAGCTGGCGCCAGTCTTTGGCGTCGGGTACTGCACTGGCAGGTCAAGCGGGCACTTCAAATTTTGGCTCGATCCGTGCCGGAGCGCTGGAATCCTCTAATGTTGATATTACTTCTGAATTGGTGCATTTAATTACTGCACAGCGTAATTATCAGTCCAACGCCAAATCTATCGAAACATTTAACGCAATTACCCAGACCATTATTAACATTCGTTAA
- the flgH gene encoding flagellar basal body L-ring protein FlgH has product MRLNKELSLRLLFKAFSLLLSIAFTMLLSGCLSQPPRPDQQPWAPIVVPVEKTKVINNGAIFQIQSPGMDLFSDRRAHQVGDILTVTLDEQTNAQKSSNSNLSKTNEVTLGAPTLLGAPITINGNNLSAGLEGERSFSGNTDAKQSNSLKGSISVVVAAVHGNGLLEVRGEKWMTINQGEEFIRLSGLVRAEDVAPDNTVPSNRIANARISYSATGEQADVNTNGWLARFFNSKYWPL; this is encoded by the coding sequence ATGCGATTAAATAAAGAGTTGTCTCTTCGGTTATTATTTAAAGCATTTTCTTTGTTGCTTTCTATAGCATTTACCATGCTTTTATCCGGTTGCTTATCTCAGCCACCAAGGCCTGATCAGCAACCTTGGGCTCCGATTGTTGTTCCGGTTGAAAAAACAAAAGTGATTAATAACGGCGCAATTTTTCAAATTCAATCGCCAGGAATGGATTTGTTTAGCGATCGCAGGGCTCACCAGGTTGGCGATATTTTGACAGTCACTTTGGATGAACAAACCAACGCGCAAAAAAGCTCAAATAGTAATCTCAGTAAAACCAATGAAGTGACTTTAGGCGCACCAACTTTATTGGGCGCACCTATCACAATTAATGGCAATAATTTGTCGGCAGGTTTGGAAGGTGAGCGTAGTTTTTCTGGAAATACCGATGCAAAACAGAGTAATAGTCTAAAAGGCAGTATTTCAGTTGTAGTAGCAGCGGTCCACGGTAATGGGCTGTTAGAAGTTCGCGGTGAGAAATGGATGACCATTAATCAGGGCGAAGAATTCATTCGTTTATCTGGCTTGGTTCGTGCAGAAGATGTAGCACCAGATAACACGGTTCCTTCAAACCGGATTGCCAATGCAAGAATTAGCTATTCGGCAACTGGCGAACAGGCAGATGTTAATACTAATGGTTGGCTAGCAAGATTTTTTAATTCTAAATACTGGCCGCTATAA
- the flgB gene encoding flagellar basal body rod protein FlgB, translated as MAIGLDKALGIHAQALQVRAQRAEMLASNLANAETPGYKARDIDFRQALAGAQQNIVKPATSANTVSAMNQTHQSHIAGNAITSSSSSLEDAFMRYRLVDQPSLDGNTVDPHKEKMQFTENAMQYQTSLQLLSGKISGLRRAIKGE; from the coding sequence ATGGCGATCGGTCTTGATAAAGCACTGGGTATTCATGCTCAAGCGTTGCAGGTTAGGGCGCAGCGGGCGGAGATGTTGGCTTCAAATTTGGCCAATGCGGAAACACCCGGTTACAAGGCGCGCGACATCGATTTTCGCCAGGCATTGGCAGGTGCACAGCAAAATATAGTTAAGCCTGCCACTTCAGCTAATACCGTGAGTGCAATGAACCAAACACACCAGAGTCATATTGCCGGTAATGCAATAACCTCAAGCAGTTCATCTCTGGAAGATGCCTTTATGCGCTATCGATTGGTGGATCAACCATCGTTGGATGGTAATACCGTCGACCCACATAAAGAAAAAATGCAATTTACTGAAAATGCCATGCAGTACCAGACTTCTCTGCAGCTGTTGAGCGGTAAAATTAGCGGCTTGCGCCGAGCCATTAAAGGAGAATAG
- the flgG gene encoding flagellar basal-body rod protein FlgG — MHPALWISKTGLDAQQKGISTIANNLANVSTVGFKRDRAVFEDLLYQTVRQPGAQSTQDTQLPSGLMQGTGVRVVASQKIHTQGGVQQTDNSLDLMTQGRGFFQILMPDGSMGFTRAGEFQVNAEGTVVNASGHPVEPAITIPGNAQSITVGEDGVVSVLQPGNPVPVQVGSVQLSGFVNPAGLQPIGNSLFIETAASGAPQTGVPGTNGLGTTRQGMLETSNVNSVEEMVSMIEVQRAYEMNSKVISAVDSMLSFVNQTL, encoded by the coding sequence ATGCACCCAGCGCTATGGATTAGTAAAACCGGTCTGGACGCCCAGCAAAAAGGCATCAGCACCATTGCCAACAATCTGGCCAACGTTTCTACAGTTGGTTTTAAGCGTGACAGGGCAGTGTTTGAAGATCTTTTATATCAAACGGTTCGCCAACCAGGTGCTCAGTCTACTCAAGATACCCAGCTGCCTTCTGGATTAATGCAAGGTACTGGTGTTCGAGTCGTTGCTAGTCAAAAAATTCATACTCAGGGTGGCGTGCAGCAAACTGACAATTCGCTGGATTTAATGACTCAGGGCCGCGGTTTTTTTCAGATTTTAATGCCAGATGGTTCGATGGGTTTTACCCGTGCTGGAGAATTTCAGGTTAATGCTGAAGGTACGGTTGTTAATGCCAGTGGCCATCCGGTAGAACCGGCAATAACTATCCCGGGAAATGCACAAAGTATTACGGTTGGTGAAGATGGTGTGGTTAGTGTGTTACAGCCAGGCAACCCAGTTCCGGTTCAGGTTGGTAGTGTTCAGCTGTCTGGTTTTGTAAACCCTGCAGGATTGCAACCTATTGGAAATAGTCTGTTTATAGAAACAGCCGCATCTGGTGCACCTCAAACAGGCGTGCCAGGCACCAATGGTTTAGGTACGACTCGCCAAGGCATGCTCGAAACATCCAATGTCAATTCAGTTGAAGAAATGGTCAGCATGATTGAAGTTCAACGTGCCTATGAAATGAATTCAAAAGTGATTTCAGCGGTGGATTCGATGTTGAGCTTCGTTAACCAAACGCTTTAA
- the flgC gene encoding flagellar basal body rod protein FlgC, with protein sequence MSLNRVMDLASTAMSAQSLRLNTTASNLANADTVSSSVNEVYRSRQPVFSTIHNQELEKEMSALRPNGGVEVLGVVESAAPPRKEYQPDHPLADEQGYIFRPNVNPVEEMANMISASRSYQTNVDVAAAARDMYRKTLTLGQ encoded by the coding sequence ATGTCCTTGAACCGAGTAATGGATCTCGCTTCAACGGCGATGAGTGCCCAGTCACTGCGATTGAACACTACCGCCAGTAATTTGGCGAATGCCGATACCGTTAGCAGCAGCGTTAATGAAGTTTATCGCTCTCGCCAGCCAGTATTTAGCACGATTCATAACCAAGAATTGGAAAAAGAAATGTCGGCCTTGCGGCCAAATGGCGGTGTTGAAGTTTTAGGTGTAGTAGAAAGTGCTGCACCGCCTCGAAAAGAGTATCAACCCGATCATCCGTTGGCAGATGAGCAAGGTTATATCTTTCGACCTAATGTAAATCCGGTTGAAGAAATGGCCAATATGATTTCTGCATCACGAAGTTACCAGACCAATGTTGATGTCGCCGCAGCGGCGCGCGATATGTATCGCAAAACCTTAACACTGGGCCAGTAG
- a CDS encoding flagellar hook assembly protein FlgD, which yields MSGIASLQQPITPDRVQGNQSSTGQTQTLGQDAFLKLFTAQLANQDPTDPVKNEAFVAQLAQFSSVENLTAVNNKMDVLAGFSASNQALQATSLVGKHVLAPTKELTLENAGDDVSGQINIPSTATNLKIELVGENGVTVATQNTSRVETGEFKFTLDKKDQSQGGGDLASGNYKIKVTAIINGKSQALEAAVKQEVQSVTIDRNQGSILLNLPGGKTTGINQINKIS from the coding sequence ATGAGTGGAATTGCCAGTTTACAGCAGCCGATAACACCCGATCGGGTTCAAGGAAACCAGTCTTCTACCGGCCAGACACAGACGCTAGGTCAAGATGCATTTTTAAAATTATTTACCGCGCAATTGGCGAATCAAGACCCAACCGATCCGGTAAAGAACGAAGCTTTTGTCGCCCAGTTAGCGCAGTTTAGTAGTGTAGAAAACTTAACTGCAGTGAATAACAAGATGGATGTACTCGCGGGCTTCTCTGCTTCTAACCAGGCGCTTCAAGCGACTTCTTTAGTGGGCAAGCATGTATTAGCACCGACCAAAGAGTTAACACTAGAAAATGCTGGAGATGATGTTTCTGGCCAAATCAATATTCCGTCAACTGCAACCAATTTAAAAATTGAATTGGTTGGTGAGAATGGCGTAACCGTGGCGACTCAAAATACCAGTAGAGTAGAAACTGGTGAGTTTAAATTTACTCTAGATAAAAAAGATCAATCACAAGGTGGTGGTGATCTCGCTTCGGGCAACTACAAAATTAAAGTAACCGCAATTATTAATGGTAAGTCACAGGCACTGGAAGCTGCAGTTAAGCAGGAAGTACAAAGCGTTACCATAGACCGAAATCAGGGCTCGATTCTATTGAATCTACCTGGTGGTAAAACAACCGGAATTAACCAGATCAACAAAATTTCTTGA
- a CDS encoding flagellar basal body rod protein FlgF, translating to MDRMLYIAMSGASETMRGQTTHSNNLANVRTTGFRADFEQARSMPVFGPGAPSRVYAMEERPATDFSSGPLITTDRDLDVAVRGAGWIGVQSVDGSEAYTRAGNLHFGEGGLLMTAQGQPVMGDDGPIVLPPADKVEIGEDGTISIVPAGQSVEQMAVINRIKLTAHPAGGMDKGADGLMRARDGEPLEADGAVRVERGALESSNVNAVSAMTEIISLSRQFEMQIKMMKSAEEMDSKSAQILQGIA from the coding sequence ATGGACCGGATGCTTTATATCGCCATGAGCGGTGCCAGCGAAACTATGCGCGGGCAAACCACTCACTCAAACAATCTTGCCAATGTCAGAACCACTGGATTTCGTGCGGATTTTGAGCAAGCGCGAAGCATGCCGGTGTTTGGCCCGGGCGCACCAAGCCGGGTTTATGCGATGGAAGAACGGCCAGCCACCGACTTTAGTTCTGGGCCATTAATTACCACTGACCGTGATTTGGACGTTGCAGTAAGAGGCGCAGGCTGGATAGGTGTTCAGTCTGTCGACGGTAGTGAAGCCTACACCCGGGCTGGAAATTTACATTTTGGCGAAGGCGGTTTGTTAATGACCGCACAAGGCCAACCAGTAATGGGTGACGATGGTCCGATTGTTTTACCGCCAGCAGATAAAGTTGAAATTGGTGAAGATGGAACAATCAGCATTGTGCCTGCCGGGCAAAGTGTTGAACAAATGGCGGTAATTAATCGGATTAAATTAACCGCGCACCCGGCGGGCGGAATGGATAAAGGTGCTGATGGCTTAATGCGTGCTCGGGATGGCGAACCATTAGAAGCCGATGGCGCAGTCCGTGTTGAGCGCGGCGCATTGGAAAGTAGCAATGTCAATGCGGTTTCAGCCATGACAGAAATTATCTCGTTATCTCGCCAATTTGAGATGCAAATTAAAATGATGAAATCTGCTGAAGAAATGGATTCAAAATCGGCACAAATTCTGCAAGGTATCGCATAG